A section of the Roseovarius sp. W115 genome encodes:
- a CDS encoding PucC family protein → MSFSSRLKQLPLSSLPFADAASEGLPMGELLRLSLFQVSVGMATVMLLGTLNRVMIVELSVPATIVAVMIALPVLIAPFRTLLGFRSDTYRSAIGWKRIPYLWFGSLWQMGGLAVTPFALLVLSGQQAVGPTWAGEVLAAIAFLMTGLGLHMTQTAGLALATDRADPDTRPRVVALLYVMFLLGMGLSAIIVGFLLRDFTELGLVKVVQGAAMVGIILNLIALWKQEKMAPMTKEERAAPRPRFREAWADLMQGGEAGRLLAVVFLGTMAFNMQDVLLEPYGGEVLGLSVAATTTLTAIWAVGALTGFVLSGRLLTQGRNPYRLAALGVLVGVAAFSIVVFAAPVQSTAMFFAGAGLIGLGSGIFAVSTLTAAMNMPARGLAGHGLALGAWGAAQATAAGLSIAFGGALRDGVNAMATSGAWGEVLDSTATGYTFVYHTEIVLLFVTLAVLGPLVRHVKLTSDTNPQGSARIGLADFPT, encoded by the coding sequence ATGAGCTTCTCCTCACGCCTTAAGCAGCTTCCGTTGAGCAGCCTGCCCTTTGCAGATGCCGCCAGTGAAGGTCTGCCTATGGGTGAGCTTTTGCGGCTTTCGCTCTTTCAGGTCTCGGTGGGCATGGCCACGGTCATGCTTTTAGGCACGCTCAACCGCGTGATGATCGTCGAGCTTTCGGTGCCGGCCACCATCGTGGCGGTCATGATCGCCCTGCCCGTGCTCATTGCTCCCTTCCGCACGCTGCTCGGCTTCCGCTCCGACACCTATCGCAGCGCCATCGGCTGGAAGCGTATTCCCTACCTCTGGTTCGGCTCGCTGTGGCAAATGGGTGGTCTGGCCGTCACGCCCTTTGCCCTTCTGGTGCTCTCAGGACAGCAAGCCGTAGGCCCCACATGGGCAGGCGAAGTGCTGGCCGCCATTGCCTTCCTGATGACTGGTCTTGGCCTCCATATGACCCAAACCGCCGGTCTGGCATTGGCCACAGACCGTGCCGACCCCGACACGCGGCCACGTGTTGTGGCCTTGCTTTACGTCATGTTCCTGCTGGGTATGGGTCTCTCGGCCATCATCGTGGGCTTCCTGCTGCGGGACTTCACCGAGTTGGGTCTTGTGAAGGTCGTCCAGGGGGCGGCCATGGTGGGGATCATCCTCAACCTGATCGCGCTCTGGAAACAGGAAAAGATGGCTCCGATGACCAAGGAAGAACGCGCCGCACCCCGCCCGCGCTTCCGTGAGGCCTGGGCCGACCTGATGCAGGGCGGCGAGGCGGGTCGGCTTCTGGCCGTGGTCTTCCTCGGCACCATGGCATTCAACATGCAAGATGTGCTGCTGGAACCTTATGGCGGCGAAGTGCTTGGCCTGTCTGTTGCAGCCACCACGACACTCACGGCTATCTGGGCCGTCGGCGCACTGACCGGGTTTGTCCTCAGTGGCAGGCTTCTCACCCAGGGGCGCAACCCCTACCGTCTGGCGGCACTTGGCGTTCTGGTGGGCGTCGCCGCATTCTCCATCGTGGTCTTTGCCGCACCTGTGCAGTCCACAGCGATGTTCTTTGCCGGTGCCGGCCTTATTGGCCTGGGCAGCGGCATCTTTGCTGTCTCAACACTCACAGCCGCGATGAACATGCCTGCACGCGGCCTTGCCGGTCACGGGCTGGCACTCGGGGCCTGGGGCGCGGCCCAAGCCACCGCGGCGGGCCTTTCGATTGCCTTTGGCGGCGCACTGCGTGACGGGGTCAATGCGATGGCCACATCCGGCGCATGGGGCGAGGTGCTCGATAGCACGGCCACCGGCTACACATTTGTCTATCACACAGAAATCGTTCTGCTTTTCGTGACACTCGCGGTCCTCGGACCCCTCGTGCGCCACGTCAAGCTGACCTCCGACACAAACCCACAAGGATCGGCCCGTATCGGCCTGGCCGATTTCCCGACATGA
- the bchM gene encoding magnesium protoporphyrin IX methyltransferase: protein MSYDRTLSDVETYFDKTATRTWERLTSDAPVSKIRETVRRGRDAMRAQMLARLPNDLRGARVLDAGCGAGQMTTELAQRGADVVAVDISPSLVGIAQSRLPEALRPRVSFHTGDMLREELGRFDHVTAMDSLIYYRDADIARSLATLMHRTTGRIVFTVAPRTPLLMAMWYAGKLFPRSDRSPTMIPHSPTRLARAYADTGAPGRLTPLNRITSGFYISQALEVTA, encoded by the coding sequence ATGAGCTACGACCGCACGCTCTCTGACGTCGAAACCTATTTCGACAAGACAGCCACCCGCACCTGGGAACGGCTGACCAGTGATGCGCCGGTCTCAAAGATCCGCGAAACCGTGCGTCGGGGCCGCGATGCCATGCGCGCGCAAATGCTGGCGCGCCTGCCCAATGACTTGCGCGGCGCTCGTGTGCTCGACGCAGGCTGCGGTGCCGGTCAAATGACCACGGAACTGGCCCAGCGCGGCGCGGATGTGGTCGCCGTGGATATCTCGCCCTCATTGGTGGGCATCGCGCAATCCCGCCTGCCAGAGGCTTTGCGCCCGCGCGTGTCCTTTCACACCGGCGACATGCTCCGCGAGGAACTTGGCCGGTTCGACCATGTCACGGCCATGGACAGCCTGATTTACTACCGCGACGCCGATATTGCCCGATCGCTCGCAACTCTGATGCACCGCACCACGGGACGCATTGTCTTTACTGTCGCCCCCCGCACGCCGCTTTTGATGGCCATGTGGTACGCGGGAAAGCTTTTCCCGCGCTCTGACCGCTCGCCCACCATGATCCCGCACAGCCCGACACGTCTGGCCCGAGCATATGCCGACACCGGCGCACCGGGCAGGCTTACACCTCTGAACCGCATCACATCCGGCTTTTACATCTCGCAGGCGTTGGAGGTGACTGCATGA
- the bchL gene encoding ferredoxin:protochlorophyllide reductase (ATP-dependent) iron-sulfur ATP-binding protein: MSPRDEIPALKGQDGEGSVQVHQDASLKIEGAKVFSVYGKGGIGKSTTSSNLSAAFAKMGKRVLQIGCDPKHDSTFTLTGRLQPTVIDILKEVDFHPEELRPEDFVADGWGGVKCVEAGGPPAGTGCGGYVVGQTVKLLKQHHMLEDTDVVIFDVLGDVVCGGFAAPLQHADRAVIVTANDFDSIYAMNRIIAAVQAKSANYKVRLAGCVANRSKDTNEVDRYCDTVGFNRIAHMPDVDAIRRSRLKKKTLFEMDDEDDIIACRAEYVRLAETLWNGTEPLAPAPMEDRDIFELLGFD; the protein is encoded by the coding sequence ATGAGCCCGCGCGACGAGATACCAGCCCTCAAGGGCCAGGACGGCGAAGGATCGGTGCAAGTGCATCAGGACGCGTCATTGAAAATCGAAGGCGCCAAGGTGTTTTCGGTCTACGGCAAGGGCGGGATCGGCAAATCCACGACCTCCTCGAACCTTTCTGCGGCCTTCGCCAAGATGGGCAAGCGGGTTCTGCAGATCGGCTGCGATCCCAAGCATGACAGCACGTTTACACTCACGGGACGGCTGCAACCCACAGTGATCGACATCCTCAAAGAGGTCGATTTCCACCCAGAAGAGCTGCGCCCCGAAGACTTCGTGGCAGATGGCTGGGGCGGTGTGAAATGTGTCGAAGCGGGCGGCCCGCCTGCGGGCACGGGCTGTGGTGGTTACGTTGTGGGGCAGACGGTGAAACTGCTCAAGCAGCATCACATGCTGGAAGACACCGACGTGGTGATCTTTGATGTTCTCGGCGACGTCGTCTGCGGCGGCTTTGCCGCGCCACTGCAACATGCCGACCGCGCGGTCATAGTGACGGCAAATGACTTTGACAGCATCTACGCGATGAACCGCATCATCGCCGCGGTCCAGGCCAAATCCGCCAACTACAAGGTGCGCCTGGCGGGCTGCGTCGCGAACCGGTCGAAGGACACCAATGAGGTGGACCGCTATTGCGACACTGTGGGGTTCAACCGGATCGCCCATATGCCCGATGTGGACGCCATCCGCCGCTCGCGCCTGAAGAAAAAGACGCTTTTCGAGATGGACGACGAAGACGACATCATCGCCTGCCGCGCGGAATATGTCCGGCTGGCCGAAACACTCTGGAACGGCACAGAGCCGCTGGCGCCCGCACCGATGGAAGACCGCGATATCTTTGAACTTCTGGGATTTGATTGA